One Brassica napus cultivar Da-Ae chromosome C2, Da-Ae, whole genome shotgun sequence DNA window includes the following coding sequences:
- the LOC125582383 gene encoding uncharacterized protein LOC125582383, with amino-acid sequence MGDHGNQDDLTAALAIIQQQMQTQQQQMLQMEQTIQNQQQAAQEAAENAAREERGAPIGERNLPRNFATNRSPINPPPCTRQDYEIKPALISLVQKSTFSGLTTDILMEHIEAFERICNFYRSNGVPPDYVKCTLFPFSLEGKASRWLQSLPTGSLTSWDQVRSAFLSHFYTKSKTAALRHRISNFKQKSDEPFHEAWERYKEYQRECPHHGFDDDYILEVFYDGVSYEFRNTLDSSSNGDFIAQTTPGSFELIENMASSSLNRNKEHDRKSVNSIDDLAAKVDQLFKGNQSQVFIIEEAAPEKSAGWQLKNYHPNPNVRNNPQLFWPKQDKPAYPAQSNQGQYAGYQKNYQPWNYVLSQPQNNPPQMQKHQNTQPATSAPVAVPQDETKVMWQQLLQGQQLQGKTLNQVTTEINTRMNHMFSDLSTKYDNVASHMRQMNIQIAQTAESVKRQQGTLPGKTDKNPKECNAVELRSGKQLSEPVKKRFTAAEKGKQKESELPPADTPAAEKEREPTVGTNSPGPEQPAVAVRPIPEPVPAHEYTPKVPYPVPAKATRKDREEMKYRKMLEDLTVRLPLMDAIQMMPSTRSFMKGLIKGKISEESEFMTVSKECSAVLQNRQIKKRGDPDKFVLSIQIGKTIFSCSLVDQGSSVNLMPYSVA; translated from the exons ATGGGTGATCACGGCAATCAGGATGACCTCACTGCTGCACTGGCAATCATTCAACAACAAATGCAGACTCAGCAACAACAGATGTTGCAGATGGAGCAGACCATCCAGAATCAGCAACAAGCTGCTCAAGAAGCAGCTGAGAATGCCGCGCGAGAAGAGCGTGGTGCTCCTATTGGGGAGCGGAACCTTCCGCGGAACTTCGCTACTAACCGCTCCCCCATCAACCCTCCTCCTTGCACTCGGCAAGACTATGAGATCAAACCTGCACTTATAAGTCTGGTACAGAAGAGCACGTTCAGCGGTCTCACTACTGACATCCTGATGGAGCACATCGAAGCCTTTGAGAGAATCTGCAATTTCTATCGCTCTAACGGAGTGCCACCAGACTATGTCAAATGCACGttgttcccattctctcttgaagGGAAAGCTTCTCGCTGGCTCCAATCTCTGCCAACCGGCTCTCTTACCTCATGGGAtcaggtccgatcagcgttcctgAGCCACTTCTACACGAAGTCTAAAACCGCGGCTCTACGGCACAGGATCTCCAATTTCAAGCAGAAGTCTGATGAACCTTTTCATGAAGCTTGGGAGAGGTACAAGGAATACCAGAGAGAGTGCCCGCACCATGGGTTTGACGATGACTATATATTGGAGGTGTTCTATGATGGAGTGAGCTATGAGTTTCGAAACACCCTTGATTCTTCGAGTAATGGAGATTTCATAGCTCAAACCACACCTGGTTCGTTcgagctgattgagaacatggcttcAAGTTCACTAAACAGGAACAAGGAGCATGACCGCAAAAGTGTGAATAGCATAGATGATCTCGCTGCAAAGGTGGACCAACTGTTTAAGGGAAACCAAAGCCAAGTGTTCATAATAGAAGAAGCAGCTCCTGAGAAAAGTGCTG GATGGCAGCTCAAAAACTACCACCCAAACCCTAACGTGAGGAACAACCCACAGCTTTTCTGGCCTAAGCAAGACAAACCAGCCTATCCTGCACAGAGTAACCAAGGTCAGTATGCAGGGTATCAAAAGAACTACCAACCCTGGAACTATGTTCTAAGCCAACCGCAGAACAATCCACCTCAGATGCAGAAACACCAGAACACTCAGCCAGCTACCTCCGCTCCTGTCGCTGTTCCGCAAGATGAGACAAAAGTTATGTGGCAGCAGCTGCTCCAAGGACAACAGCTCCAAGGGAAGACTCTAAACCAGGTTACTACCGAGATCAATACCAGAATGAACCATATGTTCAGCGATTTGAGCACCAAGTACGACAATGTCGCGAGCCATATGAGACAGATGAACATTCAGATTGCTCAGACTGCTGAGAGCGTCAAGAGGCAACAAGGTACTCTACCTGGAAAAACCGACAAAAACCCTAAGGAGTGCAATGCGGTTGAGTTGAGAAGTGGAAAGCAACTGTCGGAACCGGTAAAGAAGAGGTTCACTGCGGCTGAGAAGGGGAAGCAGAAAGAGTCGGAACTACCACCAGCCGATACCCCGGCAGCAGAGAAGGAGAGGGAACCAACAGTTGGAACCAATTCGCCAGGACCAGAACAACCAGCTGTGGCTGTCCGCCCGATCCCAGAGCCTGTTCCTGCTCACGAATACACTCCTAAAGTCCCTTACCCTGTTCCAGCAAAGGCTACTCGTAAGGACCGAGAGGAGATGAAGTACAGGAAGATGCTAGAGGACCTAACTGTCCGACTCCCCTTGATGGATGCGATCCAGATGATGCCCTCCACGCGCAGCTTTATGAAGGGATTGATCAAAGGAAAAATATCAGAGGAGAGCGAATTCATGACTGTCTCTAAGGAGTGCAGCGCAGTGCTTCAGAACAGGCAGATAAAGAAGCGAGGAGACCCTGACAAGTTCGTCCTCTCTATCCAGATTGGGAAGACAATTTTCTCATGCTCCTTGGTTGATCAGGGATCCAGCGTAAACCTCATGCCCTACTCTGTAGCATGA